The Coccinella septempunctata chromosome X, icCocSept1.1, whole genome shotgun sequence nucleotide sequence AAGGAAAAACCCTCTGAAAAAGTTATTCATCTAGATAGAACGATTTCgtcataaattttcatcactTACGTGGTGTTGTGCGGGCTTATTGATAAGAAGATTTTGTGTTGCCAAATCcaataaagaaattattctACTTCGAAGAGACAGGTACAAGtatgaataattaataataatgcaACCAATTCTCAGAGTATACATCCGCTCAGCGTATCCAATAATCGATTAAAATAAACTCGATAACCAACAATCGGAGAAATTCTCTGAGAACCaatcttcaactgaaaatatgTTAGATTTTTAAACATATGCCGCAACAATGAATATTCACAGAGACATCTGTATCATCGAcacattttccattgaaggaAACTTATAACGATAAACAGTTTCCTTCGGAATTAATTGTCGAAAGAAGGAAACTGACTCAAGCAAAGCGACCTGCGATAAATCCCCCTTCGCCTCCTCAGGAAGCAAACCTAGGAGGTTTGCTGACGATCGAACTCTCCATCAGCCATTGTATACAAGGACATATAAAATGGACAAAAACACAAAGTCAGACATGACTTAAcgcattcaaaaaaaattacataaatgtTCTGAAATGTAGGGCTTCAAATCTTTGACGTGCCAAATCCCTTTATCCTGTCCGCTCTCATCCCTCAGATCGTAAGCACAGTAACCCTTTCGTTTGGCCACTCTATAAGGACCAACGAACCTTGGACCCAATTTAGCAGTATAGTCTTTGGTAGCGTTTGATATGGCCTTATTTCTCAACATGACATAGTCACCTTCCTGAAATTGTACATTCCTTCGTCGTAAATTATATCGCTGACGATTTACCTCCTGAGCCTTAGCTAAGCGTTTCTTAATATCCTGAAAAAGATCTTTATTACAGTCTTTCCTTCTGTGAGAATACTCATTAGGCATTATAACTTCGCGACCAATAGGGTGATCATAAGAAGTCCCACTATCCCTGTACTCTTTTCCGAAATTTACGAAAAATGGACTTACTCCTATAGTCTCCTGACGTCCAGTGCGAATAGCACAACCAATGCCAGCGATATGATCACTCCAAGTTTTGTGATTATCCTTCACGTAACAACGAAGCATAGTCTTCACAATTCCGTTACTCCTTTCAGATGGGTCACAATGTGGGCTATAGAGAAGGGTAAAAATATTCTGGACGCTATATTTCTGACAGAGAGATTTAAACTCTTTACTTTGCATCTGCACTCCATTGTCAGATATGATGAATTTAGGAACCCCAAACATCAGGAACACTTGTTCCTCTAAAATTTTACAAAGTATTTTAGCATTCGCAGAACGTATAGGTACAGGAAGTACAAATTTAGAGAAATAATCAGTGATCACCAATATATATTTGAAACCATGTGAGGAAGGGAGTGGACCAACGAAATCCAAACTAATCATCTCCCACGGTTCCACAACTGCAGGCCTTGTTCCCATGAAACCAGCAGCTGCTTTATTTTCGGGCTTGGACTTTGCACATATTTGACAGCCCTTGACAAAACGTATTATATCAGCCTTCATCTTTGGCCAATAGTACTTTTGGCGTACCCTCCAATATGTCTTATAGACACCTGGATGGCCACAAGTTACCGACTCATGATTTGCCTTCATCAATGCTTGCCTGAAATCCTTAGGAACAACTATCTTCCAACTGTCATCTACATTGAAGCTGGAGGGAGAAACAGGATCAACGTACTTCAAAAGAAATCCATCCTCGACTCGCCAAGACGGATACTTCCCAGGTTGCTGTTGTATATGATCCATCATATTCTTATACCAAGCATCCAAGGACTTTTTGAAGTCTGTATAATGTACTCGTTCCTCCATAGTGACAGCTTCCACAACCACAGGAACAGATCTGGACAACATATCAGGAACCACATTGTGTTTACCCTTCCGGTGAACCATTTCATAAGTAAAAGGCATCAACCTAAGACTCCATCTGGCAAGACGTCCCTGTGGATCCTTCAAGTTGTTGAGCCACAACAGAGAATGGTGATCTGTAATGATTTTAAAGAATGTACCCTCAAGATAGTGACGCAATTTTTCAACAGCCCAAATAACAGCTAGACATTCTCTCTCAGTAGTGGAGTAATTACGTTCTTGACGTGACAGAGATCTCGATAAATAGCAGATAACGCGTTCCCCATCTTCAAAATTTTGACTGAGAACTGCACCAATGCCATGCGCTGATGCATCTGTTTGCAGAATGAATTGTCTCTCGAAATCTGGACAAGTTAACACCGGCGCTGTAGACAGCCTCTCTTTAACCAATTGAAAAGCCTCCTcacaattattcgaccaaaccCATTTTGCGTTACGCTTAGTGAGTTGAGTTAATGGCTCCATGATAATAGAGAAATCTGGAACAAAGCGTCTATACCAAGAGGCAGTACCAATAAAACGACGAAGTTCTTTAACATTCTGAGGAGTTGGTATACTTAAAATTGCCTCGACCTTATCAGGATCAGTTCGCAATCCATGTCTATCCACAACGAATCCCAGATATTTCAGCTGTGGTAggcaaaatttacatttttccttCCTTACAACCAAACCCGCCAAAATTAGTCTATCGAAAACCTTTTCCAAAATCATCAAATGGGTTTCGAAATCTTTGGAAATGATAATTATATCATCCTGGTACCATAAGACGTAGGGTTGCAAATCAGCTCCCAAGGCCTTATCAATTGCTCTCTGAAAAGTTGCACCTGAGTTAGTCAAGCCAAATGGTAATCTTCTGAATTGATAGAGTCCATGACCTGGGACAGTGAAAGCTGTAAACTCGCGAGACGATTCCTCCACCTCGACCTGATAAAAAGCAGACCTGATATccaatgaactcaaacacttaGCGTCCCTCAATTTGTCCAAAATATCAGACATATAAGGCAGTGGATAGGCATCCTTTTTTGTAACCGCATTCAATCGTCTATAATCGATGCAAAGCCTATATGTATTATCTTTTTTTGGTACTAGACACACAGGAGAAGACCAAGGACTCCTTGATGGTTCAATGATACCCAAATTGATCAAAGAATctatttcgtcatttattattttctgctTGAATGGTGAAACAGGATACCACCTCTGTTTAATAGGAACAGTGCCtggcaaaatctcaattttatgtttttcaacagaTGTACAACCTAGACCGTCCCCCATCAACTTGAATTTAGCTTCTAATAGCTCATTCAAAGCATCCATCTGAACATCAGTCAAAAAATCATCTTCGACAACAGGTGAAATTGAAGCTATGTCCGATCTCTTTGCAAAATGCCAAACATCATCCTTCAGACACGGTATAATTTCCATCCTAACCCAAAAATCTACCCCAAAAATTAGAAAATGACTTAGTGAAGGAATCACCAATACGTTAATCCAACATAACTTTCCCTTAAGGCTTATCGGAGTTTTCACATACCCAATACTGTCGCAAGACTGCCCGTTTGCCACAGTACAAGACGATTTACGAGGGGTTAATTTTAAacctaaattcaataaaaaattgtaaCCCTCAGAACCTACCAGAGTTTGAGTTGCACCAGAATCTAATAACCCAATGATTGATCTACCCAAAACATCTACTTCCAAATAAGGGCGACAATCGTTATCAACATGAGAAATTATATAatctaaaataattttgtttcgatttaCCGCTTCTGAATCAACAGAGGAAAATTTGCGGCAATCTATTTTCCCCTTCGGCCGTTTCCCGACCTATCAGACTTTCTACTACATTTAGAACAATTTCGAACTGTAACACCATTCTCACCACATCTATAGCAGAACAACTTCCTTGGCTCTGTACAGTCCTGTCGAACATGACCAATCTTCTGGCAATTCCAACAAGTTTTACTCTCTACTGCAGAGAAAGAAGGTTCCTCATAACTTCCCGATGTAGAAACAAATGCAAAATCAGCATCAACATAATTCTGTCTACGACGTGAAGGGGGTACATAAGTATCAGCTCGATACTTCTTGACTTCTAGTTTCAAACATTCATCCTCTAGCTCCTGCAAATTAGTAACAGACGAAAGTTGAGTTGAATAAAATGGGGACAAATTTCGAACGATTATATTCAACTGGATATCCTCGGCCACATCACCATAACGTCGAAACATACCTCTCATACATGAAACATATTCAATTATACCCTCGGAAGAATCCTGAGTCCGCGACAAAATATCTTTGAATAACCTTGCCTTGTAATCCGGCGGCTGATAATGCTTAAGCAACAAGTCCGTTAAATCTTTCCAACTAGAGAATCGACCTCGATTTGACCTATACCATAAAAGTGCTTTACCGTCAAAAAGATCTATTGCTGACTCAAATAAACGAGATTCAGCAACACCACGAGCAACTCTCAATTCCTCTACTCTCTCCAAAAAGTTATTCACACTCATACCCTTTGAATCTCCAGAAAACTTGAGATTCCATTTCTGAATATCgcatttcttgaaatattgagtTCTTTCAGGGGTAGATGAAATTTTATTAGttcttggaatttcaaaatctaagtGATCAGATGAGGAATCAGACGATTGTTCATCAGCTGATAGCAAGAGGCCGGCAAGTTCAGCATGAAGTGCCTCTGACTTAGTGGGAACAGCTTCAACAGAATCCAAAAGCAAAAGTATCTCCGATAGTGTTTGTCTTTTTGTTTTATCTTTCTCGCCATCTAACTTATCTTCCGGAATTCTATCCAATCTTCGGACCAAGTGTAAAGAACGTGATCTGATATTATCTCTACTAACCTTACCAATCGCCAGACTTTTACGAAGTTCCTCTAATTTTATATTCACGGTCGTTAATTCATTAGAAACATCGAAATTATAATCCGGGTATTTGAACGATTGATTCATAGTTTCAAGTTTCAAAGTACTTCTCAAACATGATCGTAATGTTTCAACCGTAGCTGTCTCAGAGAACGATAAACCTCGTACACACAATTCATGTTGAAGTTCATCCTTTAGTAGGTGGTTAATATTCATTTTAATATCGGACATATGAGATGAGGCCAATTACTCCCAGCAAAATAAGAAATACTAAAATATATCCTAAAGAGAATGTAGCGTCTGAAGGAGCTACGAATTATTAATTACtccgaaatgaaatgaaagctaaaaaaaaaattttactcgAATATTCAGCTGAACCTGACGATAGGAAGGATAGAAATTCTAATGCCAAAAAGCACCTAAATCAAACAATATCCAGaaaaatctttaaaaaaaattttcactaaAATACACGGTCAGATCAAACCAGATCGAGCagggccccacgttgggcgccaatttaAATATCAccagttattttttttattagggAGAGGTCAGCACCAGCTAGCTCTTTTTGTATAATGGACGCCACGTGATTTAAATAGAAATGTTATCACTCTCACAATTAGATATTAGGCATAAGAAATCACGAAACAAAAGTTATAAATATCTGGTGTATTTAATTTGAATGAATCCGGtatcgatataatttttctggTAGGCCCTGTACACTGAAGTGCGCACGCCAGCGTTTAGttcacaaacaaatctacaattaGATATCAAATGCAACAAGATAATAATTCGCTGATAGTTAGATAtgcatacaataaaaaaaaatattgacagtttttcttatgttattcGAACTGATGCTTTCGTAAGAAATTTATAAATGGAGTGATCTGACCTTTCTGCGGCTCAATAAGCTCAAGATTTGGTACTGAGTTCTTCGTTCGGGAACAGCTGAATCGATCCACAAAAGGATAGTAAATGATGGCTTCCACCAATTTCCTCACTACTATGAACCTCGATAACTTCAGGTCGACGAATTAGGAACAGGTACTGTATTAGTTTATAGCCGGTGAATACAATAAGTCGATGAAGATGTAATACAGCACAGAAAGGAAAAACCCTCTGAAAAAGTTATTCATCTAGATAGAACGATTTCgtcataaattttcatcactTACGTGGTGTTGTGCGGGCTTATTGATAAGAAGATTTTGTGTTGCCAAATCcaataaagaaattattctACTTCGAAGAGACAGGTACAAGtatgaataattaataataatgcaACCAATTCTCAGAGTATACATCCGCTCAGCGTATCCAATAATCGATTAAAATAAACTCGATAACCAACAATCGGAGAAATTCTCTGAGAACCaatcttcaactgaaaatatgTTAGATTTTTAAACATATGCCGCAACAATGAATATTCACAGAGACGTCTGTATCATCGAcacattttccattgaaggaAACTTATAACGATAAACAGTTTCCTTCGGAATTAATTGTCGAAAGAAGGAAACTGACTCAAGCAAAGCGACCTGCGATAAGACCAAGACCGAACAATGAGAACAACTGAAAATTTACACAGAAACACTAAAACATAAAATAGCCGCGCTAGGTAATAGATTAAGAAGATACCACAAACGAACCCAAAGGTATAAAGATAACAACCTTTTCTCCAACAATCAACGGCAGTTCTTCAGAAAGCTAGAGGAAGGAAAGGGCGAGAAAACGACAAACCCACCACACCCAGAAGACATGCGACAGTACTGGGAAAAAATTTGGACAAATAGAGGCGAACACAGGACAACGGCGGCTTGGATAGAGCGTGAAAAGAGAGAGCATGACAACGTGCGAGATATGCCCGAGATAAATATAACCGAAGAAGATGTGAAAGAAACGATTAAAAGGACAAAGAACTGGACAGCACCGGGCATAGATAACATACACAATTACTGGTGGAAATctttcacacacacacaccaagCACTAGCTCGACTAATAGGAAAGGCTTTAGAAGATCCACGAACCATCCCGGAATATTTCACGCAGGGAACCACACTCATGCTCCCAAAGAAGGGTGATCTGACGCAGGCTAAAAACTACAGACCAATAACCTGTCTACCGTCAGCATACAAAATAATCACCTCAACGATAGGCCATAAGATACGAATCCACCTGAAGCAAAACAACATCATGGCATGGGAGCAAAATGGGTGCAAAGAAAAAGGACGTGGAAGTAAGGAACTCCTGGTGATCGACAAGATGCTCACCAGACAGGCAAAAAAGAGACTGAAGAACATCTCGATGGCCTGGATCGATTACCAGAAGGCATATGATTCGGTACCACACTCCTGGCTGGTTGAGATCTTGGAGATATACAAGGTGAACAGACTGGCAATAAATCTAATCAAAAGCCTAATGTCAACATGGCGCACAACATTGTCTATTAAAACACGAGCTACGACCTATAGGACGGAAGAAATCCAAATTAGGAATGGCATATTCCAGGGCGATGGATTGAGCCCGCTACTGTTTTGCCTCGCTTTGAACCCCCTCAGCAACATGCTAAATAGTTCAGCGTACGGTTACACAATCAACGAGCAAACCAATATAACCCATCTTTTTTATATGGATGATCTGAAGCTGTTTGCTAGAGGGAAGAAACAACTGGAAGGAGAACTCGGACTCGTAAGAGGTTTCAGCGAAGATATTGGGATGTCATTTGGCCTAGAAAAGTGCGCCACGGTGGAAGTGAAGAGAGGAAAGCTGATGGAAACAGAAAACATTAAAATGGCGGATGGAAGAGAAATAGCAAACTTGGGGACAGAGAACACATACAAATATCTAGGGATACAACAGACGTacgaaataaaacaaaaaaaaaacaaaattgctgCAGAAACAGAACTCATCGGACGAGTCAAGAAAATAATCGACTCACAACTGTCAGCAAAAAACAAAATCATAGCCATCAACACCTGGGCCATACCAACCTTTTCTTATACGTCTGGGATCCTTGATTGGTCCAAAACAGATCTGGAAAGGCTGGACAGAAGAATACGAACAACATTCACACAGAACGGCATGCTACACCCAAACTCGCCAACAGAAAGGCTTTACTTACCTCGAAAAGAAGGAGGACGCGGGCTAAGCAGCTTGCAGCACATCTGTctgaaagagaaaagaaaaattagAGAGTATTTCAGGGAGAACGACTTACCTGTACATCAATGGATATCGGCCCAATACACTGAAACAGACAACGGGCAGGACGCAGGAGAAGACCCATCTGAAATATTAAGACAGAGCTGGAAAACAAAAGCCTTACACGGAAGATTCTACACAAGTTTACACCAACCAGATGTAGATATAAATAACTCAAATACCTACCTGGTACAAGGCTATCTATTTCCCCAAACAGAGGGAACAATCTTGGCCATCCAAGACCAGGTCGTCCCAACCAGAACGTATGTAAAGCATATTTTACAACAACAAGTGGAAACCACTAAATGCCGGATGTGCAACGCTGCCgaagaaactatccagcacCTGTCCTCAGGATGTTCCACACTAGCAGGTACGAAATATCTCAGCAGACACGATAATATGGGTAAAGTCGTTCATCAAGTACTATGCCTCCAAAAACAACTAGTCCAACACTTCACACCACACCACATATATAAACCACAAACTATAGTAGAGAACGAACAACACAAAATCTACTGGGATCTGGCAGTCACAACAGACAGAGGTGTGGAACACAATAGACCGGACATGGTGGTATGGGATAACAAAAAGAAGACCGTCATTATTATTGACTTTGCTGTGCCGCAAGATTACAACCTAGCGAAAAGCTATGCAGaaaaaatatccaaatatgaGGCACTGGCACAGCAAATGAAGGACATGTGGAGGCTTAACACAGTGACTATAATGCCTCTAATAAAAAGTGTAAATGGCCTCGTACATCGAAAGACCACCCAACATCTACATGAACTGGATCTACCGCAGAACACCATCACTTGGATGCAGAAAGCAGTAATCCTGGGAACCGTCAACATAGTGCGAAAAATTATATATCCCCATTAGCCCACGGAGGTACTCTTGGCGCGTGCGCCCGGGTATCACGGAAACCACGATGAAGTgtggagagaaaaaaaaaaaaaaatatatatatatatatatatatatatatatatatatatatatatatatatatatatatatatatatatatatatagccaCACTGCCGGGCTTTCGCCAAGGCAAATGCCGCCGCTAAGGACCTTGAAGAAACTTCCTAAATGTCCTCGCCGTGCCTAACAAGACCTGCTTCTGTGAACTTGATATTACATTGCGGTCCAAGCACAGTCTCTTGGTGGTCTCAGGCAAATGCTTCTCCACCAAACCGTTCACAGAGATCACTATTGGGAGAACGTTCACCGATTTCAGTTCGTGAATCTCACGCAGTTGGTAGGCCAGGTCGGAATATTTCGCGATCTTCTCAGAATAAACTCGGGCCAAATTTTCATCAGCAGGGACCGCAAAATCCAGCAGCAGACATGTTTCCTTTTGCTTGTCGAAGAGAGTAACGTCCGGCCTATTATGCGCCACTCCTCTGTCAGTCACGAGAGTCGTGTCCCAGTATAGTTTGTAGCGCTGGTTCTCCAATAGCGCTCTTGGCTGATATAGATGTTGTTCAGTCGCTGTCTTGAGCAATCCGAGTTTTAGTGCGATCTGTTGATGGTATATCTTCCCCATTGCGTCATGCCTGTCAAGGTAGTCTCGGGGAGCCAGAATCGGACATGATGAGGTAATGTGCTGAATGGACTCCGCAGCTTGTGAACACTTTCGGCATCTATCGGATGGAATGTCCTGCTTGGCGATATGCTTCATGTACATCCTAGTTGGTACCACCTGATCTTGTATCGCCAAGAGTCTTACCTCCGTTTCAGGAAAAAGGTACCCCGCACGCAGGTAAGTAAGAGACTCGATCTTATCTATCTCTTTACTTTTCAGATGACCTGGATATCTGCCATGCAGGGCCTTGGCGCTCCACTCTTCCATGCGACTTTCCATAGTACGCCTCGGAGCCTGATAATCCGGATCAGATAGCCTCAGCACGGATATTCTGTTGTCAGCTTCACGGACAGCTCTGAACACAGGTGAGTTGTTCTTCATAAAGTGCTCTCTCAAGTCATTCACGCACTTTGCGTGCAAGTCTTCCAAGTTCATCAACCCTCTTCCACCCTGGTTTCTTGGGAGATAAAGTCGCATAACTGAAGAGTGGGGTGGTGCACTCCATACTTTGTCAAAAGGGATCGCACCCTCCCATCCAGATCGCGGAGCTCAGTCGCGGACCAGCTGATGACACCGAATGAGTAGGCCACGCTCGGGATCGCCCAGATGTTGACGGCCGTGAAGAGAGATTTAGAATTCAACTTGGCTCTAAGAAGTAAACGAACCCTAGTCATGAGCTTCTCTCGAAAAGATTCTTTCATCTCTGGTGTTTTCACTTCAAGTGCTTGTTTTATCCCTAAATATCTGTACGGGATATCTTTTTCCAGGTCAGGTATCGTTATGTTATTCATCAATGTGGCTCCCTCTGCCCTATCTTGAATTTTTCCTCTTCGGACATCCAGCACTGCACATTTATCAAGTCCCATCTCCATCCCTATGGACTCACTGAAAGCTGCCACTATTTCCAACATCCTTCTCAATTGTTCGGAGTTTGCTCCATACAGTTTCAGGTCATCCATAAAAAGGCGGTGGGTGATCGCAACTTGTCTGGTCTTACTGATAACATACCCATACTTGGTGTTTTTGAGTATGAGACTGAGAGGGTTAAGCGCCAGGCAAAACCATATAGGGCTCAGTGTATCGCCCTGAAATATCCCacgatttatttttatttgctcAGATCTTATGGCAGAATTCCCCGATCGCATAGAGAGCGCGGTCCTCCAGGTTTTCATGAGGTGTTTCAACAGCTCTATTACTTTTTGAGATATTCCGTGCATCTCAAGTACTTTCAGCAGCCATGTGTGGGGGACAGAATCAAATGCCTTCTTGTAGTCCACCCAGGCAACGGAAATGCTCCTCAGCTTCTTTCGCGCCTGCTTGGTGATAATGTTGTCTATCACAAGAAGCTCCTTGCAGCCCTTAGTTTTCATTCGGCACCCGCCCTGCTCCTCAGCCATCATGTTATGCTCTTTGAGGTGTTTGTTGATGTATTTCGCGAGCACTCCTGTAAGTATTTTGTATACTGATGGCAAACACGTTATCGGTCTGTAGTCCCCAGGCCCTTCACTATTTTTACTTTTTGGGATAAGGTATGTGATCCCCATGGTGAAGAATTCCGGTACCGTGGAAGGGTTGTTCAATGCTTCCTGAAGAAGTGCTGCCAGCTTCTCATGCACACTCGTGAAGTACTTCCACCAATAATTGTGAAGTTTATCGGGTCCCGGAGACGCCCAGTTACCACAGTGCCGCAGCACGTCGCTCACATCCGATCGCTGTACCCCAACGTCGTCCATCACCCCGCCGGGTATTCTCGACTGCGCCTCCCCTATCCAGTTTGCCCCCTCATCATACACACTTTCCCTAGACCACACATTAGACCAAAAACTGTGCGCAGCCTCTGGTTTCAACTGACCATCGCCCACCCTTTCTCCTTCCTCCAAGTCTCGAAAGAACTGCTTTTGATTTTTGATGAATAAGTTATTATTTCTGTGGCGCTTGACTCTTTCGTTGTATCTCCTGATTCGGTTACCTAACGCTTTAATTTTCTGTTTCAGTTGGTCAGAAACAACAGCTACTTTCTCCCTGAAGGAAGGGTCCCTTCGCCTGATCCGAGCTTCAGATGCCACCTTCCTAACAGCTCTAAGGACTTTAGCGCTTGGTGTTACAGAGTTGAGGTAAGTATGAATCAccccaattttttttctcaagccAGTGATATTTTTTTCCAGACGCAGCCGCCAGGGAGGTAAATTGGTTGTTCTGAGGGTATCTTGATATTGCTCGATCCGCTGCCCGAGTAATTCGCAGACCGTTGCGGCGCCCGCATAAACCGTGCCCACCAGCTCCTTCAGTGATCCTACCCTCGCTACGCGCTCCAGCAGGCCCGAATTAACCCTTTGTACCCCATCATGAACCACCTTAGAGAACTTCAGCCGCGGAATCTTAGGTCTGTCCTCCGCTGCCAAACCTGCAAACCTCATCAGATTGCTTGCCAAACAGGCCTCAACCGCAACCTCCTCCTGCTCTCTGACGAAAAGGCCACTCCTTCGAATTCCCGTACTCGACCTTCTCCCAACTGTTTCTGATGGGTCCGTGGTTTCCTGCACCGTGGTACCAGGAAAACAACTAGCCTTAATGTAATCTAATTAGGCTCGGGAGAGTTTTTGATTATTCAGGATCCATCTTACCCTGTTGGAGAGTAGTTGTGCGTACGTTGGTCGGTCTGGAAAGATGTCGTTCCAAATTCGGACGAGCAAGTTTCTATATGTGGTATTCAGAGTGTCAGCAAGGTCCATTGCTATAAAGTGTGCACGCATAACCATGCAATTATCATTCCTTGTCCAGCGCGTTCGCCTATCCCGTTGCTGCCTTCTTTCAGCGGAGTGAACAGTTTGTACACTCAAGCTGCCAGGGCTCTCTCCTTGCGGAGAAGCGGGATTTGGCCTTGCGGTGCCATCTCGGAGGGGTGCGCCGCTTGCTCCACACGTACCTCCACCAGACCGGTCATCTGGACGGTTCCGAAGGGAGTCGGTCTGAGCCTCCCTACCGCCCTGTGTTTTACTTCGTGTTACAGGAGCTAACAAAATCGAATCCCTCCCAAGGGTGCTAACCTGGGTAAGGTATGGTGACTGAGGTACGCGGGGGCGTCACTCCCCGAAGGCCGAAAGGCCCCCCCTGcgtgtatatatatatttttttttttttttttttttttttttttttttttttttttttttttttttttttttttaatatcaccTTTCAGGGTTGGACTCTTAAGTGCCGGGCAAAACATTGCCAAGGCAAATCAGAGGGACGTCAGGAACTTTCTCACCAATCTTGTATTAGCAAGGATTACTTCCTTTTG carries:
- the LOC123322393 gene encoding uncharacterized protein LOC123322393, encoding MAKVYHQAIAKKYGLLNKTVRPFEYRPSSILENESYKLYWDTFITTDRSVKHNRPDILLHDKKGKTVVIIDVAIPADDNLSKAFIEKLTKYHDLAFELKTIHSLQSTAILPLVMSTNGLVEKHLVENTQRLELDKEVISTAQKEVILANTRLVSTLGRDSILLAPVTRSKTQGGREAQTDSLRNRPDDRSGGGTCGASGAPLRDGTARPNPASPQGESPGSLSVQTVHSAERRQQRDRRTRWTRNDNCMVMRAHFIAMDLADTLNTTYRNLLVRIWNDIFPDRPTYAQLLSNRASCFPGTTVQETTDPSETVGRRSSTGIRRSGLFVREQEEVAVEACLASNLMRFAGLAAEDRPKIPRLKFSKVVHDGVQRVNSGLLERVARVGSLKELVGTVYAGAATVCELLGQRIEQYQDTLRTTNLPPWRLRLEKNITGLRKKIGVIHTYLNSVTPSAKVLRAVRKVASEARIRRRDPSFREKVAVVSDQLKQKIKALGNRIRRYNERVKRHRNNNLFIKNQKQFFRDLEEGERVGDGQLKPEAAHSFWSNVWSRESVYDEGANWIGEAQSRIPGGVMDDVGVQRSDVSDVLRHCGNWASPGPDKLHNYWWKYFTSVHEKLAALLQEALNNPSTVPEFFTMGITYLIPKSKNSEGPGDYRPITCLPSVYKILTGVLAKYINKHLKEHNMMAEEQGGCRMKTKGCKELLVIDNIITKQARKKLRSISVAWVDYKKAFDSVPHTWLLKVLEMHGISQKVIELLKHLMKTWRTALSMRSGNSAIRSEQIKINRGIFQGDTLSPIWFCLALNPLSLILKNTKYGYVISKTRQVAITHRLFMDDLKLYGANSEQLRRMLEIVAAFSESIGMEMGLDKCAVLDVRRGKIQDRAEGATLMNNITIPDLEKDIPYRYLGIKQALEVKTPEMKESFREKLMTRVRLLLRAKLNSKSLFTAVNIWAIPSVAYSFGVISWSATELRDLDGRVRSLLTKYGVHHPTLQLCDFISQETRVEEG
- the LOC123321560 gene encoding uncharacterized protein LOC123321560 isoform X2, translating into MNQSFKYPDYNFDVSNELTTVNIKLEELRKSLAIGKVSRDNIRSRSLHLVRRLDRIPEDKLDGEKDKTKRQTLSEILLLLDSVEAVPTKSEALHAELAGLLLSADEQSSDSSSDHLDFEIPRTNKISSTPERTQYFKKCDIQKWNLKFSGDSKGMSVNNFLERVEELRVARGVAESRLFESAIDLFDGKALLWYRSNRGRFSSWKDLTDLLLKHYQPPDYKARLFKDILSRTQDSSEGIIEYVSCMRGMFRRYGDVAEDIQLNIIVRNLSPFYSTQLSSVTNLQELEDECLKLEVKKYRADTYVPPSRRRQNYVDADFAVESKTCWNCQKIGHVRQDCTEPRKLFCYRCGENGVTVRNCSKCSRKSDRSGNGRRGK
- the LOC123321560 gene encoding uncharacterized protein LOC123321560 isoform X1, translated to MNQSFKYPDYNFDVSNELTTVNIKLEELRKSLAIGKVSRDNIRSRSLHLVRRLDRIPEDKLDGEKDKTKRQTLSEILLLLDSVEAVPTKSEALHAELAGLLLSADEQSSDSSSDHLDFEIPRTNKISSTPERTQYFKKCDIQKWNLKFSGDSKGMSVNNFLERVEELRVARGVAESRLFESAIDLFDGKALLWYRSNRGRFSSWKDLTDLLLKHYQPPDYKARLFKDILSRTQDSSEGIIEYVSCMRGMFRRYGDVAEDIQLNIIVRNLSPFYSTQLSSVTNLQELEDECLKLEVKKYRADTYVPPSRRRQNYVDADFAVESKTCWNCQKIGHVRQDCTEPRKLFCYRCGENGVTVRNCSKCSRKSDRSGNGRRGK